The Actinomycetota bacterium genomic interval AATCATCACGATCATCGGCATCCCCTCGGCTTTTCTTCTCCATGGTTATGTGGGTTTTATCTTCGGTTCCGTCAAGGCCAATCCCTGGTGGAGCAGCGTGATGATGCCGGTCGTGTTTCTCTTTTCGGCCATCGTCTCGGGGATCGCCATCGTCATGTTCCTCTACATGATCATCATCCCTATTCAGGGCGGAAAAATAGATATGAAATGTCTCGACAAGGTGGCTTCCTTTCTGTTCTATGCCGTCATCGTTGACTTTTCTCTTGAAGCCCTTGATTTTATCCACCGCCTCTACGAAAGCGAAGAATCGATTAAGATCCTGTCCCAGTTGGTGAACACAAAGCTTTTTATGAGTTTGGTGGTGCTCCAGATCTTGCTGGGCATGCTGCTGCCCCTGGGCATTATGGTGGTCATCAGGGTATTCCGCCTTCAGGAAGAATTGAGGAAGCTTTTATATTTCGTCTGCGGCGTGCTCATCCAGATGGGGATCTTCAGCACCAGATGGAATGTGGTGATCGGCGGGCAACTGTTTTCGAAGAGCTTCCGGGGTTTGACGACCTACAAAATGGAATTGACCGGCATCGAAGGGTTGCTCGTTTCCCTGGCTCTATTGATCATTCCTTTCGTCATCCTGGCGATTTTAATAAAGCTTCTACCGCCCTGGAAGAAGGAGGAACTGGCAGGCGGCTAAATCAGGGTGTCAGGCGCTGAAACTAATCTTCGTCATAGTGAAAAGCGTACACTACGGCCGCCTCCTCCGGGCTGAAGGGGATCCGGAGGATCTCGTCAAAGACCTCCGATTTCGGCGCGCCGGTGGGGTGGGCGTCGAGGAGCAAACGGAGTTTTTCGAAGTTATCCATGGTTCCCCCTTTCTCAGGTATTCCGGAAGGTCTCGATCTCATGGGTCAGCCAGCGGATCCAGTCGGAAACACCATCTCCCGTCCGACAGGAGAGG includes:
- the nrfD gene encoding polysulfide reductase NrfD, with translation MEAAQNFAELAKQVVGFIFPNEIEIHWSILIVVYPYITGLVAGAFILASLVKVFNVKELQPTYRLALLTALAFLLIAPLPLQLHLGQPWRSYEIFLTPNLASAMAMFGFVYLWYLMVVLLLEIWFEYRRDMIVWSSESTGLKKWVLKVLSLFSTDISEKAVAFDKKTVKIITIIGIPSAFLLHGYVGFIFGSVKANPWWSSVMMPVVFLFSAIVSGIAIVMFLYMIIIPIQGGKIDMKCLDKVASFLFYAVIVDFSLEALDFIHRLYESEESIKILSQLVNTKLFMSLVVLQILLGMLLPLGIMVVIRVFRLQEELRKLLYFVCGVLIQMGIFSTRWNVVIGGQLFSKSFRGLTTYKMELTGIEGLLVSLALLIIPFVILAILIKLLPPWKKEELAGG